From Anaerohalosphaera lusitana, one genomic window encodes:
- a CDS encoding sodium:solute symporter family transporter, translating to MSTLLTPIDYILIAGYFIILMGIGVYLQKKASNSIEDYFIGGRRLPGWLLGIAGFTQFVDITGTAVIISFLYMLGPKGMLIELRGGLAIHMAVVLIWAGKWHRRSGCITGAEWMIFRFGNGPDGKAARIITAIAMQIFTIGMVIYLAKGVGIFFSTFLPYSPQACSLVVILIACAYTAASGFYGVVFTDLFQGLIIIAAVLVVSVLAIQKTWFDPNFPGLATSISGVQEWTSSVPHWKVDMPEGYGNYNFLTLMAMFYLLKSVINGLGGGGEPKYFGARNDRECGTLTFLWTSLMAFRWPMMIGFAVLGIYFVHQNIPDTALLAEAEMMIKNTFTTVTHQQWEHTVSEIIKHPTEYPQLVTQLRDLLGSTWPEQIRLTSFHGTINPERILPVVIMNAIPIGLKGLLLIALTSACMSTFDGNVNWAVGLITRDLYQGFFRPNASTKELIRISWLGTVAIGLIGYFMAFTVKNINDIWGWLMMALGTGFFVPSAIKFYWERYNGWGFTIGMAMGVGSAIVQRIFWPDMSELWQFVLTGSLSLAGSIIGTLATRPMDQNILYNFYMKTKPFGLWPNLKQKLDPQTRKKVSREHFFDIISLPFVLAWHYLILLVPVLLVIGNFKEFVGAGIILAFALGGMYLFWYRQLPRENFYEDTEAYDAELAVNKDNDQWGQTGVGKDDDSNKKKFL from the coding sequence TTGAGCACACTTTTAACGCCGATTGACTATATTCTGATTGCAGGCTATTTCATCATCTTGATGGGAATCGGAGTCTATCTACAGAAAAAAGCCTCCAACAGCATAGAGGATTATTTCATTGGCGGCCGAAGATTGCCGGGTTGGCTGCTCGGCATTGCTGGTTTCACTCAATTTGTCGACATCACGGGCACCGCGGTTATCATCTCATTCCTTTACATGCTCGGCCCCAAGGGCATGCTGATCGAGCTTCGCGGCGGGCTTGCTATCCATATGGCCGTCGTTCTGATCTGGGCCGGGAAATGGCATCGACGCAGCGGATGTATCACCGGAGCCGAGTGGATGATATTCCGCTTCGGTAACGGCCCGGACGGCAAGGCTGCACGGATCATCACAGCCATCGCAATGCAGATCTTCACAATCGGCATGGTTATTTACCTCGCAAAAGGCGTTGGCATATTCTTTTCCACCTTCCTGCCTTACAGTCCCCAGGCCTGCTCACTGGTTGTTATCTTGATCGCATGTGCATATACAGCCGCCTCCGGTTTCTACGGTGTCGTCTTCACTGACTTGTTCCAGGGACTGATCATCATTGCCGCCGTGCTGGTTGTGAGCGTTCTGGCAATCCAGAAAACCTGGTTCGATCCCAATTTCCCAGGCCTGGCAACCAGCATCTCCGGAGTGCAGGAATGGACCAGCTCCGTTCCCCACTGGAAGGTCGACATGCCCGAAGGATACGGAAACTACAATTTCCTCACCCTGATGGCAATGTTCTATCTTCTCAAGAGCGTCATAAATGGATTGGGCGGCGGCGGTGAGCCAAAGTATTTCGGCGCTCGAAACGACCGCGAATGCGGCACCCTGACTTTTCTCTGGACAAGCTTGATGGCCTTTCGCTGGCCGATGATGATCGGATTTGCGGTTCTCGGTATATATTTTGTACACCAGAACATACCGGACACGGCACTTCTCGCCGAAGCGGAGATGATGATCAAGAACACCTTCACCACTGTCACTCATCAGCAATGGGAACACACAGTCAGTGAGATCATCAAACATCCTACCGAATATCCGCAGCTCGTGACACAGCTTCGGGACTTACTGGGGTCCACCTGGCCAGAACAGATCCGGTTGACCAGCTTCCATGGCACCATCAATCCCGAACGCATTCTGCCTGTTGTGATCATGAATGCGATCCCGATCGGTCTCAAGGGCCTCTTGCTCATCGCCCTGACCTCCGCTTGCATGTCCACGTTCGACGGAAATGTCAACTGGGCCGTTGGCCTGATCACACGAGACCTGTACCAGGGCTTCTTCAGACCAAATGCAAGTACCAAAGAGCTGATTCGCATCAGTTGGCTCGGCACCGTCGCCATTGGTTTGATCGGATACTTCATGGCCTTCACCGTCAAAAACATCAACGACATCTGGGGTTGGCTTATGATGGCCCTGGGAACCGGCTTCTTCGTACCCAGCGCAATTAAGTTTTACTGGGAACGTTACAACGGCTGGGGTTTTACCATCGGCATGGCAATGGGGGTCGGCAGTGCCATCGTGCAGCGCATCTTCTGGCCGGATATGTCAGAGCTGTGGCAATTTGTCCTCACTGGCTCTCTCAGTCTGGCCGGATCTATAATCGGCACCCTGGCGACCAGGCCCATGGATCAGAACATCTTGTATAACTTTTACATGAAAACCAAGCCGTTTGGCCTCTGGCCCAATCTCAAGCAAAAACTGGATCCCCAAACCCGCAAGAAAGTCAGCCGGGAGCATTTCTTCGATATCATTTCATTGCCCTTTGTACTTGCCTGGCATTACCTGATCCTGCTCGTGCCGGTCCTGCTGGTTATCGGCAATTTCAAGGAGTTTGTCGGTGCAGGCATCATCTTGGCATTTGCATTGGGCGGCATGTACCTGTTCTGGTACAGACAGCTTCCCAGAGAAAACTTTTACGAAGACACAGAAGCTTACGATGCTGAGCTTGCAGTAAATAAAGATAACGACCAATGGGGTCAAACCGGTGTAGGGAAAGACGATGATTCAAACAAAAAGAAGTTTTTATGA
- a CDS encoding alpha-mannosidase: MEIISGKNKQAGRKKIKPYSHGLINKISKTQPLQQCHFISNTHWDREWRFSMQRTRHMLVYMMDMLLDIFEKEPQFKSFHLDSQTIPLRDYLEIRPEKEQTVRQLIKDKKLLVGPWFCLPDEFSVAGESLIRNLLLGHKIAGEMGHVSKTGYSPFGWGQISQMPQIYKSFGIEFAAFYRGVNTEQSPNSEYIWQGADGTRIVGSRLSMRPRYNVWYVIQRPAYWQQQDEDSRVVPWNSGNGPFKFVGDLYSQFDAQYARPKFGYDPASIPARAKQAMQEQDGDWTTPHRFWSCGHDSSCPDIREVRMIEDCNKALQGNAEVIHSTFEEFQKQVLENVNLDDLPVCKGEMRYYSDSKATSPLFGGVISARMDIKMDNFRTERELIRYAEPLAVYASMLGAEYPQQFLAHAYEWLLQNHGHDSIGGCSRAVVSEDMLFRTRQCREIAGCVSERALLDIAGTLDYAAHEDESIALLVYNPAPFKRDEVVSLNLEIPREAGSGSFEIVDVHGRKADVQVLGSSESFQVVQSPNDTANNFLTTQYRARAALKNIPPAGYTTFFVRPISAEDTVQPRPATMVTGTNTMENEYLRVAIQGNGTMTITDKRTGKVFERMGYFTDTAEVGDPWQHRDVEAKQDFTTINESAQITLIREGALETVYQIAIDWSLPACRTADDSARSRHFKTVHIENTITLRKGQSWVDIVTEVDNTVEDHHLQVAFPSGITADTTFAQSQFDVAERPVKITYSDNCLETPQAEQPMNSFIDISDGTHGLALLNEGMKAYEATDQTQPELRLTLLRCFPLRICVTQEMTDYSQIDKSSQCLGRHKFHYAVMPHQGDWEKADLWNAAEKFNLPLVIGQTAPTENGTEPLKKSFLEISDERIAVSAVKQSEQGSGWVVRLFNPSSAAIRTKIRLNGGMADFPSSPSPIERLKNEMALPGTGKQPWTRARTVNLEELPEKELALDEAGWCNLEIRPKEIKTLEFLVH, translated from the coding sequence ATGGAAATAATAAGTGGTAAAAACAAACAAGCCGGTAGAAAAAAAATAAAGCCATACTCGCATGGACTCATAAACAAAATAAGCAAGACGCAGCCTCTTCAGCAGTGTCACTTCATTTCAAATACCCATTGGGACCGCGAGTGGCGGTTCTCGATGCAGCGAACCAGACACATGCTCGTGTACATGATGGACATGCTGTTGGACATCTTCGAAAAGGAGCCGCAGTTCAAGTCGTTCCACCTCGACTCCCAGACTATCCCTCTTCGCGACTATCTTGAGATCCGACCCGAAAAAGAGCAAACCGTCCGACAGCTCATCAAGGACAAAAAACTTCTCGTCGGCCCCTGGTTCTGCCTGCCGGATGAATTCTCCGTGGCTGGCGAATCCCTCATCCGCAACCTCCTGCTCGGCCACAAGATTGCCGGCGAAATGGGCCATGTCAGCAAGACCGGCTACTCTCCGTTCGGCTGGGGACAGATATCCCAGATGCCGCAGATCTACAAATCATTCGGCATCGAGTTCGCGGCATTCTACAGAGGCGTCAACACCGAACAGTCCCCCAACTCAGAATACATATGGCAGGGGGCTGACGGCACCCGTATCGTCGGCTCCCGTCTCTCCATGCGCCCGCGATACAATGTCTGGTACGTCATCCAGCGTCCCGCATACTGGCAGCAGCAAGACGAGGACAGCCGCGTCGTTCCCTGGAACTCCGGCAACGGTCCCTTCAAATTCGTCGGCGACCTTTACAGCCAATTCGACGCTCAGTACGCTCGTCCCAAATTCGGCTACGACCCAGCATCGATCCCCGCCCGCGCCAAACAGGCCATGCAGGAACAGGACGGCGACTGGACAACTCCCCACCGTTTCTGGTCCTGCGGCCACGATTCTTCCTGCCCCGACATCCGAGAGGTCAGGATGATCGAGGACTGCAATAAGGCCCTCCAGGGCAACGCCGAAGTGATCCACAGCACCTTCGAAGAGTTCCAGAAACAGGTCCTTGAAAACGTCAATCTCGACGACCTGCCCGTCTGCAAGGGCGAGATGCGATACTATTCCGACTCCAAGGCCACCAGCCCGCTGTTCGGCGGAGTGATCTCGGCTCGCATGGACATCAAGATGGACAACTTCAGGACCGAACGAGAGCTGATCCGGTACGCCGAACCGCTGGCCGTTTACGCTTCCATGCTCGGCGCAGAATACCCCCAGCAGTTCCTCGCCCACGCATACGAATGGCTGCTGCAGAACCACGGCCACGATTCCATCGGCGGTTGCAGCCGTGCCGTTGTCAGTGAGGACATGCTTTTCCGCACCCGCCAGTGTCGCGAGATCGCCGGCTGCGTCTCCGAACGGGCTCTGCTCGATATTGCCGGCACCCTCGACTACGCCGCACATGAAGACGAGTCCATCGCCTTGCTGGTCTACAACCCCGCCCCATTCAAGCGAGACGAAGTCGTCTCGCTGAACCTCGAGATCCCGCGTGAAGCCGGGTCCGGCTCATTCGAGATCGTGGACGTACACGGACGCAAGGCCGATGTGCAGGTGCTCGGATCCTCCGAATCGTTCCAGGTCGTTCAGTCACCCAACGACACAGCCAACAATTTCCTGACCACACAATACCGCGCCAGGGCCGCGCTGAAGAATATCCCCCCAGCCGGCTACACGACTTTCTTCGTCCGGCCGATCAGCGCAGAGGATACCGTTCAGCCCCGGCCCGCCACAATGGTCACAGGCACCAACACGATGGAAAACGAATACCTCCGCGTAGCCATCCAAGGCAACGGCACAATGACGATTACCGACAAGCGAACCGGAAAAGTGTTCGAACGCATGGGATACTTCACCGACACAGCCGAAGTCGGCGACCCCTGGCAGCACCGGGATGTTGAAGCTAAGCAGGACTTTACGACAATAAACGAAAGCGCACAGATCACCCTGATTCGCGAAGGCGCCCTCGAAACCGTCTATCAAATTGCTATCGACTGGTCGCTGCCTGCCTGCCGTACCGCCGATGATAGTGCCCGCAGCAGGCACTTCAAAACCGTCCATATCGAAAACACGATCACGCTGCGCAAGGGCCAGTCATGGGTAGACATCGTGACCGAAGTCGACAACACCGTCGAAGATCACCACCTCCAGGTCGCCTTCCCAAGCGGCATCACGGCCGATACCACCTTCGCCCAAAGCCAGTTTGACGTAGCCGAACGCCCCGTCAAGATCACATACTCGGATAACTGCCTCGAGACCCCGCAGGCCGAACAGCCCATGAACTCATTTATCGATATCTCCGACGGAACCCACGGCCTTGCACTCTTGAACGAGGGCATGAAAGCCTACGAAGCGACCGATCAGACTCAGCCCGAACTGCGCCTCACACTGCTTCGCTGTTTCCCGCTGCGTATCTGCGTCACCCAGGAAATGACCGACTACAGTCAGATCGACAAGAGCTCGCAGTGCCTCGGCAGACATAAGTTCCACTATGCAGTCATGCCCCACCAGGGCGACTGGGAAAAAGCTGACCTCTGGAATGCTGCTGAAAAGTTCAACCTGCCGCTGGTCATAGGCCAGACCGCTCCGACCGAAAATGGCACAGAACCGCTCAAAAAGTCCTTCCTTGAGATTTCCGATGAGCGTATCGCCGTCTCTGCCGTCAAACAAAGCGAGCAAGGCAGCGGATGGGTCGTCCGTCTGTTCAATCCCTCCTCAGCAGCTATCCGGACTAAAATACGGCTCAACGGTGGAATGGCTGATTTCCCATCGTCACCAAGCCCCATTGAAAGACTCAAGAACGAAATGGCTCTCCCAGGCACCGGTAAGCAGCCCTGGACAAGGGCACGGACCGTGAACCTGGAAGAACTACCCGAAAAAGAACTTGCACTGGACGAGGCTGGCTGGTGTAATCTTGAAATAAGGCCCAAGGAGATTAAGACGCTGGAATTCCTTGTACACTGA
- a CDS encoding HAD family hydrolase encodes MTTFASLNSEEYIRCLGPNAKNEDFAPLASTSDAKFHTGIGGVNYICQTGDGKVEFIFFDSHVLAYVNSALGYPAYYPIQPVEIKKPTRAVLMDLDGTSVRSEGFWIWIIQMTTASLLDKPEFELSDEDLPFVSGHSVSEHLQYCIDKYCPDKTIEQARDYYFEHTHREMNEIMNGRGRTDAFVPTPGLKNFLCELKSRKIKIGLVTSGLYEKAWPEIVSAFKTLNMPDPKEFYDAIITAGFPLRKGSVGTLGELSPKPHPWLYAEVARVGLGIEPQNNTQVIGIEDSSAGVCAIRLANFPVVGLAGGNIAQSGTLGLCHHHCNDLNQILKIIGD; translated from the coding sequence ATGACAACATTTGCATCTCTAAACAGCGAAGAATACATTCGTTGCTTAGGCCCTAATGCAAAGAACGAAGACTTTGCGCCCCTCGCCTCGACCAGCGATGCAAAATTTCATACGGGCATCGGTGGCGTAAACTACATCTGCCAAACCGGCGACGGAAAAGTGGAATTCATATTTTTTGATTCTCATGTCCTCGCCTACGTAAATTCTGCGTTGGGCTACCCGGCCTACTACCCCATTCAGCCTGTCGAAATAAAGAAGCCGACCAGAGCGGTGCTTATGGACCTTGATGGTACAAGCGTTCGAAGCGAAGGCTTCTGGATTTGGATCATTCAAATGACCACAGCTTCGCTCCTCGACAAACCCGAATTCGAGCTCAGTGACGAGGACCTGCCCTTCGTTTCGGGCCACAGCGTCTCCGAGCACCTCCAATACTGTATTGACAAGTATTGCCCCGACAAAACGATCGAACAGGCACGCGACTATTACTTCGAACACACCCACCGCGAAATGAACGAGATAATGAACGGTCGCGGCAGAACAGACGCCTTCGTCCCCACCCCGGGGCTAAAGAACTTCCTCTGCGAACTGAAATCACGCAAGATAAAAATTGGTCTGGTGACCTCAGGCCTGTACGAAAAGGCCTGGCCGGAGATAGTCTCGGCCTTCAAGACACTGAACATGCCCGACCCAAAAGAATTCTACGACGCAATCATTACAGCAGGCTTCCCGCTCAGAAAAGGCTCTGTAGGAACCTTAGGAGAACTCTCACCCAAGCCCCATCCGTGGCTCTACGCAGAAGTCGCGCGCGTGGGACTGGGCATCGAGCCTCAGAATAATACTCAGGTCATAGGTATCGAAGACAGCAGCGCAGGAGTTTGTGCCATACGCCTTGCAAACTTCCCTGTCGTAGGCTTGGCAGGCGGCAATATCGCCCAAAGCGGTACCTTGGGACTCTGCCATCATCACTGCAATGACTTAAACCAGATTTTGAAAATCATCGGGGATTAA
- a CDS encoding glycoside hydrolase family 99-like domain-containing protein gives MAEKIPEPVADAPAKISVGTYYYPWYIRSKHKWKQAMRLHLRTPQIPKAGLYDSRNPSVIAEHIEQSVRAGIEFWAVSWWGPDESTDRNFKDHILTHPEASKLKYAILYESTGRFGSFKNPDYSNWMDDMRYLKDQYFDNPNYLKINGRPVVFVYLSRVYFRGRGADALEQMRRELPEIYLVGDDVFYGDSTSVYKSEWAKNFDAVTAYDVYGQSISKLGGTQKAVQFLAHNYQQAKQAANSVGTAFIPAIAPGYNDTAVRDGHPGRARYFTDTPDSQPGDIFRAMIRKAAIPNTDPSCDNIIMVTSFNEWYEDTQIEATSGTAPPSKTDDSESGTYYTGGQTYYDYGYLYLDILRQEIEKSFMVTEGLNGTCNGKLKQN, from the coding sequence ATGGCCGAAAAAATACCTGAGCCCGTGGCGGATGCACCCGCCAAGATCTCCGTGGGAACATATTATTATCCCTGGTACATCAGGTCCAAACACAAGTGGAAACAGGCAATGCGTCTGCACCTCAGAACTCCGCAGATACCCAAAGCCGGCCTCTATGATTCACGAAATCCCAGTGTCATCGCCGAGCATATCGAGCAGAGCGTCCGGGCCGGCATTGAATTCTGGGCCGTTAGCTGGTGGGGCCCTGATGAGTCCACGGACCGCAACTTCAAGGATCATATCCTGACCCACCCGGAAGCTTCGAAACTAAAGTATGCGATCCTGTATGAATCGACAGGCCGATTCGGGAGTTTCAAAAATCCCGACTACAGCAACTGGATGGACGACATGCGATATCTCAAGGATCAATACTTCGATAATCCGAACTATTTGAAGATAAACGGCAGACCCGTCGTGTTCGTATATCTCTCCCGGGTCTATTTCCGCGGTAGGGGCGCAGATGCACTCGAGCAGATGCGCCGCGAACTCCCCGAAATCTACCTCGTAGGCGATGACGTATTCTACGGCGACTCCACCAGCGTTTACAAATCCGAATGGGCAAAAAACTTCGACGCCGTAACCGCCTACGATGTCTACGGCCAATCGATCAGCAAGTTGGGCGGCACGCAAAAAGCCGTGCAGTTTCTAGCCCACAATTACCAACAGGCAAAACAAGCCGCCAACAGCGTGGGAACAGCCTTCATCCCTGCGATCGCCCCCGGCTACAATGACACTGCTGTTCGGGATGGGCACCCCGGCCGGGCCCGTTACTTCACCGACACGCCCGATTCCCAGCCTGGAGACATTTTCAGAGCCATGATACGCAAGGCCGCAATCCCCAATACCGACCCTTCGTGCGACAACATCATCATGGTCACAAGTTTCAACGAGTGGTACGAGGACACCCAGATCGAGGCAACCTCCGGAACTGCACCCCCCAGCAAAACGGACGATTCCGAATCGGGCACGTACTACACCGGCGGCCAGACCTATTATGACTACGGTTATCTGTACCTCGATATCTTACGCCAGGAGATTGAAAAGAGCTTTATGGTTACTGAGGGTTTGAACGGCACATGTAACGGTAAGTTAAAGCAAAATTGA